A stretch of Colletotrichum lupini chromosome 2, complete sequence DNA encodes these proteins:
- a CDS encoding Mpv17/PMP22 family protein yields the protein MSVKFEKDTIKKGVEEVKKGLIGEPLPGTSGKHPISEAIGTAITGGKKNAGSKGYLAAYIKQLEQNPLRTKMLTAGTLAGAQELIASFLAKDRNKHGNYFTSRVPKMAAYGALVSAPLGHFLIWALQKTFAGRTSLRAKILQIIVSNLIIAPIQNSIYLTAMALIAGAKTYHQVRATVKVGFWKVMKVSWVTSPLCLAFAQKFLPDQLWVPFFNLVSFIIGTYINTITKKKRLAALRKKHFGDGRSPSMGGRPEDYPGPKDYPGPMGGPNPPY from the exons ATGTCGGTCAAGTTCGAGAAGGACACGATAAAGAAGGGTGTCGAGGAGGTCAAGAAGGGCCTCATCGGTGAACCTCTGCCCGGTACCAGCGGCAAGCATCCCATCTCCGAGGCCATCGGCACCGCCATCACCGGCGGCAAGAAAAATGCGGGATCCAAGGGCTATCTTGCG GCCTACATCAAGCAGCTCGAGCAGAACCCTCTGCGCACCAAGATGCTCACTGCTGGAACTCTCGCCGGTGCTCAGGAGCTGATCGCATCTTTCCTCGCCAAGGACCGCAACAAGCATGGCAACTACTTCACCTCGCGTGTACCCAAGATGGCCGCCTACGGCGCCCTCGTCAGCGCGCCCCTCGGCCACTTCCTCATCTGGGCCCTGCAGAAGACCTTTGCTGGCCGCACCAGCTTGCGCGCCAAGATCCTGCAGATTATCGTCAGCAACTTGATT ATTGCGCCCATTCAAAATTCCATCTACCTTACCGCGATGGCCCTCATTGCCGGTGCCAAGACCTACCACCAGGTCCGCGCGACCGTCAAGGTTGGCTTCTGGAAGGTCATGAAGGTCAGCTGGGTCACTTCCCCGCTGTGCTTGGCCTTCGCCCAGAAGTTCCTCCCTGATCAACTCTGGGTGCCCTTCTTCAACCTGGTGTCCTTCATCATCGGCACCTACATCAACACCATCACCAAGAAGAAGCGTCTTGCTGCCCTGCGCAAGAAGCACTTCGGTGACGGCCGCTCCCCCTCCATGGGAGGTCGCCCTGAAGACTACCCCGGCCCCAAGGACTACCCTGGCCCGATGGGAGGTCCTAACCCCCCTTACTAA